From Pseudomonadota bacterium, one genomic window encodes:
- a CDS encoding helix-turn-helix domain-containing protein, translated as MSAAMSVRDVAEYLNVDEKTVYRLVKRGELPGFKVSGVWRFKREDIDAWIEDQKRAERDAPEEAE; from the coding sequence ATGTCCGCTGCAATGAGCGTTCGGGACGTCGCCGAGTACCTGAACGTCGATGAAAAGACCGTCTACCGCCTCGTGAAACGAGGCGAGCTACCCGGTTTCAAGGTCTCCGGGGTCTGGCGGTTCAAGCGCGAGGACATCGACGCCTGGATCGAGGATCAAAAACGCGCGGAGCGAGATGCCCCGGAGGAAGCGGAATGA